In the Streptomyces sp. BHT-5-2 genome, one interval contains:
- a CDS encoding DUF4870 domain-containing protein — MQPPSTAAMWTHLSALLTVTVGASFCCGLGGILGWIAPMTIRNNPRNLHDPLVRHHGAQAINFGITQGIVVVLGFIMYLGGVMTFSLATVDQHSEPVVPLALPIVLLSVLALLVAFVITGVVFAVIGTVKASRGQMWSYPKFIAWPMVKA; from the coding sequence ATGCAGCCGCCGTCGACCGCAGCCATGTGGACCCATCTCTCCGCGCTGCTCACCGTCACCGTCGGTGCGAGCTTCTGCTGCGGCCTCGGCGGGATCCTCGGCTGGATCGCCCCGATGACCATCCGGAACAATCCCCGCAACCTGCATGACCCGCTCGTCCGCCATCACGGCGCCCAGGCGATCAACTTCGGCATCACCCAGGGCATCGTGGTGGTCTTGGGCTTCATCATGTACCTCGGCGGGGTCATGACCTTCTCCCTCGCCACGGTGGATCAGCACTCCGAGCCGGTCGTCCCGCTCGCCCTCCCGATCGTGCTGCTGAGCGTGCTCGCCCTGCTGGTGGCGTTCGTCATCACCGGCGTCGTTTTCGCCGTCATCGGCACCGTCAAGGCCAGCCGTGGCCAGATGTGGTCCTACCCGAAATTCATCGCCTGGCCGATGGTCAAGGCGTAA
- a CDS encoding NmrA family NAD(P)-binding protein, with protein MTHVLVVGGTGAMGSHVVRHLLATTGVTITVPTRNPESAHATELAATAPHRLQLVRSDPAALNALMGQADYVFANTDFFATGSAVGEHRQGLDLLAAAERAGVERFIWSSLDSAVSLTGHPVPHFDSKAAVAAHIDLMRSEEMLRKETDGWYTDHVSVLTTAPYFENLRDRLTPRPDGRGGLTFRLPLGAARYPLVALDDIAWFACHMFDNWQSWGARDLAVIGDSRTGDEIAAAFAQVTGTPSTYIPMPHDELRAAVPDFSHDYAAMFQFFADRDLYARDRDTNLLHRLHPDLMSFEDWLHHTGWTG; from the coding sequence GTGACCCACGTCCTCGTCGTGGGCGGCACCGGAGCCATGGGCAGTCACGTGGTCCGACACCTGTTGGCCACCACCGGCGTCACCATCACCGTCCCCACCCGCAACCCGGAGTCCGCCCACGCCACCGAACTCGCCGCCACCGCCCCCCACCGCCTGCAACTGGTCCGCTCCGACCCAGCGGCCCTCAACGCCCTCATGGGGCAGGCCGATTACGTGTTCGCCAACACCGACTTCTTCGCGACGGGCAGCGCCGTGGGCGAGCACCGGCAAGGGCTGGACTTGCTGGCCGCCGCGGAGCGGGCCGGCGTTGAGCGTTTCATCTGGTCCTCGTTGGACAGCGCGGTGTCCCTGACCGGCCACCCCGTCCCGCACTTCGACAGCAAGGCCGCCGTCGCCGCCCACATCGACCTGATGCGGTCGGAGGAAATGCTCCGCAAGGAGACCGACGGCTGGTACACGGACCACGTCTCGGTACTGACCACGGCGCCGTACTTCGAGAACCTGCGGGACCGGCTCACACCCCGACCGGACGGCCGGGGCGGCCTGACCTTCAGGCTCCCCCTCGGCGCCGCCCGCTACCCGCTCGTCGCCCTCGACGACATTGCCTGGTTCGCCTGCCACATGTTCGACAACTGGCAGTCCTGGGGTGCCCGCGACCTCGCGGTGATCGGCGACAGCCGCACCGGCGACGAGATCGCCGCTGCCTTCGCTCAGGTCACGGGCACCCCCAGCACCTACATCCCGATGCCGCATGACGAACTGCGCGCCGCGGTCCCCGACTTCAGCCACGACTACGCAGCGATGTTCCAGTTCTTCGCCGACCGTGATCTCTACGCCCGAGACCGGGACACCAACCTCCTGCACCGCCTGCACCCCGACTTGATGTCCTTCGAGGACTGGCTGCACCACACCGGATGGACGGGATGA